A region from the Actinoplanes sp. OR16 genome encodes:
- a CDS encoding Gfo/Idh/MocA family protein, whose amino-acid sequence MSGQKVRWGILGPGGIASTFAADLPLVEGAELAAVGSRSKATAEAFAERHGFARAHGSYAELAADDGVDIVYVATPHAFHLEAAMLCVEAGKAVLVEKPITLDLEGAAQLVQAARAKGVFLMEAMWMRCNPAIRKIAELVEGGTIGWVSAIHADFGLQGPFAASHRLRDPQLGGGALLDLGVYPIHLVHLLLGTPATAHAWAHLTPERVDENTGVLLGYEAGAVAALTCSINGASRNAASITGTDGRIDLPPGFFVPRSFVLTRPNHAPETFDFPFEGSGYQFEAAEAQRCFLAGELESPLVTHTTTLEVMGLLDALREEIGVFYPS is encoded by the coding sequence ATGAGTGGACAGAAGGTGCGCTGGGGCATTCTCGGCCCCGGCGGGATCGCCAGCACATTCGCCGCCGACCTGCCCCTGGTGGAGGGGGCCGAGCTGGCCGCCGTCGGATCGCGCTCGAAGGCCACGGCGGAGGCGTTCGCCGAACGGCACGGTTTCGCCAGGGCGCACGGGTCGTACGCGGAATTGGCCGCCGACGACGGGGTGGACATCGTCTATGTGGCCACGCCGCACGCCTTCCACCTGGAAGCCGCGATGCTCTGTGTCGAAGCGGGCAAGGCGGTGCTGGTCGAGAAGCCGATCACGCTGGACCTGGAGGGCGCGGCCCAGCTGGTGCAGGCCGCCCGGGCCAAGGGCGTCTTCCTCATGGAGGCCATGTGGATGCGCTGCAACCCGGCCATCCGCAAGATCGCTGAGCTGGTCGAAGGAGGCACGATCGGCTGGGTGAGCGCGATCCACGCCGACTTCGGCCTGCAGGGGCCGTTCGCCGCGTCGCACCGGCTCCGGGACCCGCAGCTGGGCGGTGGAGCGCTGCTGGACCTCGGCGTCTACCCGATCCATCTGGTGCATCTGCTGCTCGGCACCCCGGCGACCGCGCACGCCTGGGCGCACCTCACGCCGGAGCGGGTGGACGAGAACACCGGTGTGCTGCTCGGCTACGAGGCCGGTGCGGTCGCCGCGCTGACCTGCAGCATCAACGGCGCCAGCCGGAACGCCGCGTCGATCACCGGTACGGACGGCCGGATCGATCTGCCGCCCGGCTTCTTCGTGCCGCGCTCGTTCGTGCTGACCCGGCCGAACCACGCGCCGGAGACGTTCGACTTCCCGTTCGAGGGCAGCGGCTACCAGTTCGAGGCGGCCGAGGCGCAGCGCTGCTTCCTCGCCGGCGAACTGGAGAGCCCGCTGGTCACGCACACGACGACGCTCGAGGTGATGGGGCTGCTCGACGCCTTGCGCGAGGAGATCGGCGTCTTCTACCCGAGCTGA
- a CDS encoding NUDIX hydrolase: MVLPPAMLERARRFTGPPAPARPAATVVLLRPSGSAFQVYVLRRSTTMVFGGVYAFPGGGVDPADRPSTIRTDWPDRLGVPPEQAHAIVGAAARELFEETGVLLAGPIGEPDRTVAASDGADWEADRDAVQRRDLTMTDLLTRRGLRLRDDLLLPWSRWITPDFEPRRFDTWFFAALLPESQSTRNVSGEADKTAWVAPSETSSLPMLPPTRHTLNQLAAHPSIADVVAASAHQDAATPVQPRITLTPDGSAHFEFS, encoded by the coding sequence ATGGTTCTCCCGCCCGCGATGCTCGAGCGGGCACGCCGGTTCACCGGTCCGCCCGCACCGGCCCGGCCGGCGGCCACGGTGGTCCTTCTGCGGCCCTCCGGTTCCGCTTTCCAGGTGTACGTCCTGAGGCGCTCCACCACGATGGTCTTCGGCGGGGTCTACGCCTTCCCCGGCGGCGGGGTGGATCCGGCCGACCGCCCTTCCACGATCCGCACCGACTGGCCGGACCGCCTCGGTGTCCCGCCCGAGCAGGCTCATGCGATCGTCGGCGCCGCGGCCCGCGAACTGTTCGAGGAGACCGGCGTCCTGCTGGCCGGCCCGATCGGCGAACCCGACCGTACGGTGGCAGCCTCCGACGGCGCCGACTGGGAGGCCGACCGGGACGCCGTGCAGCGCCGCGACCTCACGATGACCGACCTCCTGACCCGCCGCGGCCTGCGCCTGCGCGACGACCTGCTGCTGCCCTGGTCCCGCTGGATAACCCCGGACTTCGAGCCCCGGCGGTTCGACACCTGGTTCTTCGCGGCGCTGCTACCCGAATCGCAGTCGACCCGGAACGTCTCAGGCGAGGCCGACAAGACCGCCTGGGTCGCCCCATCGGAGACGTCCAGCCTGCCGATGCTCCCACCGACGAGACACACCCTGAACCAGTTGGCCGCCCACCCCTCGATAGCCGACGTGGTGGCAGCCTCGGCGCATCAGGACGCAGCCACCCCGGTCCAGCCCCGAATCACCCTCACACCCGACGGAAGCGCCCATTTCGAATTCTCCTGA
- the pstB gene encoding phosphate ABC transporter ATP-binding protein PstB — protein sequence MAKRIEASNVSSYYGSFKAIDSVSMAVEPKTITALIGPSGCGKSTFLRSINRMHEVLPNARIEGRLTIDDQNIYDADVDVTAVRRMIGMVFQRPNPFPTMSIYENAVAGLKLNGVKKKAVLDEAAEKSLRSANLWDEVKDRLDRPGAGLSGGQQQRLCIARTIAVEPQVVLMDEPCSALDPISTLAIEDLMFKLKDRFTIIIVTHNMQQAARVSDKTGFFSIDKTGDPGRLIEYDDTQKIFSNPSQKKTEDYITGRFG from the coding sequence ATGGCTAAGCGCATCGAGGCGAGCAACGTCTCCTCCTACTACGGCTCCTTCAAGGCGATCGACAGCGTGTCGATGGCCGTCGAGCCGAAGACGATCACCGCTCTGATCGGCCCGTCCGGCTGCGGCAAGTCGACCTTCCTCCGGTCGATCAACCGCATGCACGAGGTGCTGCCGAACGCCCGCATCGAGGGCCGGCTCACCATCGACGACCAGAACATCTACGACGCGGACGTCGACGTGACGGCCGTCCGTCGCATGATCGGCATGGTCTTCCAGCGGCCGAACCCGTTCCCGACCATGTCGATCTACGAGAACGCGGTCGCCGGCCTCAAGCTGAACGGCGTCAAGAAGAAGGCCGTCCTCGACGAGGCGGCCGAGAAGTCGCTGCGCTCCGCGAACCTCTGGGACGAGGTCAAGGACCGCCTCGACCGGCCCGGCGCCGGCCTCTCCGGCGGCCAGCAGCAGCGCCTCTGCATCGCCCGCACGATCGCCGTCGAGCCGCAGGTCGTCCTCATGGACGAGCCCTGCTCCGCCCTCGACCCGATCTCCACGCTGGCGATCGAGGACCTGATGTTCAAGCTGAAGGACCGCTTCACGATCATCATCGTGACCCACAACATGCAGCAGGCGGCCCGCGTCAGCGACAAGACCGGCTTCTTCTCGATCGACAAGACGGGCGACCCCGGCCGCCTGATCGAGTACGACGACACCCAGAAGATCTTCTCGAACCCCTCGCAGAAGAAGACCGAGGACTACATCACCGGCCGCTTCGGCTAG
- the pstA gene encoding phosphate ABC transporter permease PstA, producing MSLLEREAAGVVMTPDNIRTKQLPIGVNIGVAVAAILLSAAVVLGTGIGNWVLVAVIAVALYLVGLYFAASRVEGKRSAKNRTMKSLIYAACVLAVLPLASVVWTLVSKGAERLDANFFGTSMNNISARDPEGGAYHAIIGTLEQVGIATLIAVPLGVLGAIYLVEYGRGRFANTVRFFVDVMTGIPSIVAGLFILSFWVLIVSPWFNDGNPRFSGFAASLALTVLMLPTIVRSTEEMLRLVPGPLREGSYALGVPQWKTILKVVLPTALPGIVTGVMLAIARAAGETAPVLLVAGGAAAINFDPFAGNQQSLALFVYQQAGDASRYAPARAWTAALTLVALVLILTIAAKLLARRNKLSR from the coding sequence ATGAGCCTTCTAGAGCGTGAAGCCGCCGGCGTCGTCATGACGCCGGACAACATCCGCACCAAGCAGCTCCCGATCGGCGTCAACATCGGTGTCGCCGTCGCCGCGATCCTCCTCTCGGCCGCGGTGGTGCTGGGCACCGGCATCGGCAACTGGGTCCTGGTCGCGGTGATCGCCGTCGCCCTGTACCTGGTCGGCCTCTACTTCGCGGCGAGCCGGGTCGAGGGCAAGCGGTCGGCGAAGAACCGCACCATGAAGTCGCTGATCTACGCGGCCTGTGTGCTCGCGGTGCTGCCCCTGGCGAGCGTGGTGTGGACGCTGGTGTCGAAGGGCGCCGAGCGTCTCGACGCCAACTTCTTCGGCACCTCGATGAACAACATCAGCGCCCGGGACCCGGAGGGTGGCGCGTACCACGCCATCATCGGCACCCTGGAGCAGGTCGGCATCGCGACCCTGATCGCCGTGCCGCTCGGCGTGCTCGGCGCGATCTACCTGGTGGAGTACGGCCGGGGCCGGTTCGCGAACACCGTCCGCTTCTTCGTGGACGTCATGACCGGTATCCCGTCGATCGTCGCGGGTCTGTTCATCCTCTCCTTCTGGGTGCTGATCGTCAGCCCGTGGTTCAACGACGGCAACCCGCGCTTCTCCGGTTTCGCGGCCTCGCTGGCGCTGACCGTGCTGATGCTCCCGACGATCGTCCGGTCGACCGAGGAGATGCTGCGGCTCGTGCCGGGTCCGCTGCGCGAGGGTTCGTACGCGCTCGGCGTCCCGCAGTGGAAGACGATCCTCAAGGTCGTCCTCCCGACCGCCCTGCCCGGCATCGTCACCGGTGTCATGCTGGCCATCGCCCGTGCCGCCGGTGAGACCGCTCCGGTCCTGCTGGTCGCGGGTGGCGCCGCAGCGATCAACTTCGACCCGTTCGCGGGTAACCAGCAGTCACTGGCGCTCTTCGTGTACCAGCAGGCGGGCGACGCCTCCCGGTACGCACCGGCCCGCGCCTGGACAGCCGCGCTCACCCTGGTGGCGCTGGTGCTGATCCTCACCATCGCCGCCAAGCTGCTCGCCCGTCGCAACAAGCTGTCCCGTTAA
- the pstC gene encoding phosphate ABC transporter permease subunit PstC encodes MGDIPSRSVTNATAGDLGVTSRHAQGAGSGASPSSYQEPPLGGGGALPKKTRFSIETGFRGLSTAAGAMVLVIIVAIAVFLVSKAVPALQANTANFLTEKTWFPNDAEPVFGIAALAFGTLLSSVIALIIAVPIALAIALFLSHYAPKRLATPLGFVIDLLAAVPSVVFGLWGRDVLQQPVREFSVWLNHYFGWLPIFGGEGPFGQSIMLGGLVLAIMVLPIVTSLSREVFQQTPGMNEEAALALGATRWEMIRTAVLPYGKPGVIAAVMLGLGRALGETIALALTLGITFNISFNLIQNGGNSIAANIANTFGEANATGRGALIASGLVLFAITLVVNMTARAIIYRRREFRDSAA; translated from the coding sequence ATGGGTGACATCCCCTCCCGCTCGGTGACCAACGCCACCGCCGGCGACCTGGGTGTGACTTCGCGTCACGCTCAGGGCGCCGGCTCTGGCGCGTCCCCGAGCAGCTACCAGGAGCCCCCGCTGGGTGGCGGCGGTGCCCTCCCGAAGAAGACCCGGTTCTCGATCGAGACAGGATTCCGTGGCCTGTCCACGGCCGCGGGTGCGATGGTGCTGGTCATCATCGTGGCCATCGCGGTCTTCCTGGTGTCGAAAGCGGTGCCGGCCCTGCAGGCCAACACCGCCAACTTCCTGACCGAGAAGACGTGGTTCCCGAACGACGCCGAGCCCGTCTTCGGTATCGCCGCGCTCGCCTTCGGCACCCTGCTCAGCTCGGTCATCGCGCTGATCATCGCGGTGCCGATCGCCCTGGCCATCGCGCTCTTCCTGTCGCACTACGCGCCCAAGCGGCTGGCCACGCCGCTGGGGTTCGTGATCGACCTGCTCGCGGCCGTGCCCAGTGTCGTCTTCGGTCTCTGGGGCCGGGACGTCCTGCAGCAGCCGGTCCGGGAGTTCTCGGTCTGGCTGAACCACTACTTCGGCTGGCTGCCGATCTTCGGTGGCGAAGGCCCATTCGGTCAGTCGATCATGCTGGGTGGCCTGGTGCTCGCCATCATGGTGCTGCCGATCGTCACCTCCCTCTCCCGCGAGGTCTTCCAGCAGACGCCGGGGATGAACGAGGAGGCCGCGCTGGCTCTGGGCGCGACTCGCTGGGAGATGATCCGCACGGCGGTTCTGCCGTACGGAAAGCCCGGTGTCATCGCCGCGGTGATGCTCGGCCTCGGCCGTGCGCTCGGCGAGACCATCGCCCTGGCGCTGACCCTCGGCATCACGTTCAACATCTCGTTCAACCTGATCCAGAACGGCGGTAACTCCATCGCCGCCAACATCGCGAACACCTTCGGCGAGGCGAACGCCACCGGTCGTGGCGCTCTGATCGCCTCCGGTCTGGTGCTCTTCGCGATCACGCTGGTGGTCAACATGACGGCGCGGGCGATCATCTACCGCCGTCGCGAGTTCCGGGACAGTGCCGCATGA
- the pstS gene encoding phosphate ABC transporter substrate-binding protein PstS produces the protein MKLQRSGFVAGIALTATIALTGCGSDNEAPAADGGASAAAGSCVSGSLTAQGSTAQKNAMDEWIKAYQTQCADSKVDYQGTGSGAGIEAFIAGTADFAGSDSALKEDEQPQADAKCVGGKALNLPMVIGPIAVVYNVQGVDGLQLSSSTIAKIFAGKITKWNDAAIAAENSGATLPDATIETVHRSDESGTTDNFTKYLSKTAEADWSFGNAKAWKAPGGTGAAKSDGVATKVKSTPNTISYVELSFAENSDLQKAKIKNGAGEYTELSGESAGKTFENATVKGTDGDLALDLDYATTTPGAYPIVLVTYEIACSKGSPKAKEIQSFLKYTSSTAGQTALADLGYAPLPETLRAKVETSVAAIS, from the coding sequence GTGAAGCTCCAGCGGTCCGGTTTCGTGGCCGGCATTGCTTTGACTGCGACGATCGCACTCACCGGGTGCGGCTCGGACAACGAGGCGCCGGCGGCGGACGGCGGCGCGTCTGCCGCTGCCGGCAGCTGCGTCAGCGGCAGCCTGACGGCGCAGGGCTCCACTGCCCAGAAGAACGCCATGGATGAGTGGATCAAGGCGTACCAGACCCAGTGTGCCGACTCCAAGGTCGACTACCAGGGCACCGGCTCGGGCGCGGGCATCGAGGCGTTCATCGCCGGCACCGCCGACTTCGCCGGTTCCGACTCCGCCCTGAAGGAGGACGAGCAGCCGCAGGCCGACGCCAAGTGCGTCGGTGGCAAGGCCCTCAACCTCCCGATGGTGATCGGCCCGATCGCCGTGGTCTACAACGTCCAGGGCGTCGACGGCCTGCAGCTGTCGTCCTCGACGATCGCCAAGATCTTCGCTGGCAAGATCACCAAGTGGAACGACGCCGCCATCGCGGCCGAGAACTCCGGCGCGACCCTCCCGGACGCGACCATCGAGACGGTCCACCGCTCGGACGAGTCGGGCACCACCGACAACTTCACCAAGTACCTGAGCAAGACCGCCGAGGCCGACTGGTCGTTCGGTAACGCCAAGGCGTGGAAGGCCCCGGGCGGCACCGGCGCGGCGAAGTCCGACGGTGTGGCCACCAAGGTCAAGAGCACCCCGAACACGATCTCCTACGTCGAGCTCTCGTTCGCCGAGAACAGCGACCTGCAGAAGGCGAAGATCAAGAACGGCGCCGGCGAGTACACCGAGCTGTCCGGTGAGAGCGCCGGCAAGACCTTCGAGAACGCGACCGTCAAGGGCACCGACGGCGACCTGGCTCTCGACCTCGACTACGCCACCACCACCCCGGGCGCGTACCCGATCGTGCTGGTGACCTACGAGATCGCCTGCAGCAAGGGCTCCCCGAAGGCCAAGGAGATCCAGTCCTTCCTGAAGTACACCTCCAGCACCGCCGGCCAGACGGCTCTCGCCGACCTGGGCTACGCGCCGCTGCCGGAGACCCTGCGGGCCAAGGTCGAGACCTCGGTCGCGGCGATCTCCTGA
- the mshD gene encoding mycothiol synthase → MTTVQPVRAGDRLSASEVDDVLALAAAAGVLDGVYPLSEDVVLRVRLGGGLHLLSYAGDRLAGYAFVSDGSGELVVHPQFRRLGHGTALLAAAGSGPLAFWAHGDDPGAAAFASRNGFERARVLWQMRRSLLEPLPSIPFPDGITIRAFQPGADEQAWLDINARAFAHHPEQGKWTLDDLLAREAEPWFDPDGFLLAVTGSGDLAGFHWTKVHPASGAEPALGEIYVLGVDPSGHRRGLGAALSVAGLSHLAGAGLTVANLYVDESNEGAVKLYRGLGFQVHKTDISYKRP, encoded by the coding sequence ATGACTACGGTGCAGCCGGTCCGTGCTGGGGACCGGCTGTCCGCGTCCGAGGTGGACGACGTCCTGGCCCTGGCGGCGGCCGCCGGGGTGCTCGACGGCGTCTACCCGCTCTCCGAGGACGTCGTCCTCCGGGTCCGCCTCGGTGGCGGACTGCACCTTCTCTCCTACGCGGGCGATCGCCTCGCCGGTTATGCGTTCGTCTCCGACGGCTCCGGTGAACTCGTGGTCCACCCGCAGTTCCGCCGTCTCGGCCACGGCACCGCCCTCCTCGCCGCCGCCGGCTCCGGCCCGCTCGCCTTCTGGGCGCACGGCGACGACCCGGGCGCTGCCGCCTTCGCCTCCCGCAACGGCTTCGAGCGCGCCCGCGTCCTCTGGCAGATGCGCCGCTCCCTGCTCGAACCCCTGCCGTCCATCCCGTTCCCGGACGGCATCACGATCCGCGCCTTCCAACCCGGCGCCGACGAGCAGGCCTGGCTCGACATCAACGCGCGAGCCTTCGCCCACCACCCCGAACAGGGCAAGTGGACACTCGACGACCTCCTCGCCCGCGAGGCCGAACCCTGGTTCGACCCGGACGGTTTCCTCCTGGCCGTCACCGGCTCCGGTGACCTGGCCGGCTTCCACTGGACCAAGGTCCACCCGGCTTCGGGCGCCGAACCGGCCCTCGGCGAGATCTACGTACTCGGCGTCGACCCGTCCGGCCACCGCCGCGGCCTTGGAGCAGCCCTCAGCGTCGCCGGTTTGTCCCACTTGGCCGGCGCGGGCTTGACGGTCGCCAACCTCTATGTCGACGAGTCGAACGAGGGCGCCGTCAAGCTCTACCGAGGCCTCGGCTTCCAGGTCCACAAGACCGACATAAGTTACAAACGCCCCTAA
- a CDS encoding response regulator transcription factor, with protein MEILLLVTARAGEPSAVLPALDLLPHSVRTAPRDVRTLVSGPSPDAVLVDARSELSEARATCRMLHATGIGVPLIAVVTEAGLIALNADWGVDDVILASAGPAEVEARLRLSVGRITNATAGAGGSIRAGELNIDPDTYAAKLKGRPLDLTYKEFELLKFLAQHPGRVFTRDQLLREVWGYDYFGGTRTVDVHVRRLRAKLGSEYESMIGTVRQVGYKFVVPPNGRQLPDNESVSLPV; from the coding sequence GTGGAGATCCTTCTGCTGGTGACGGCACGTGCCGGTGAGCCTTCCGCCGTGCTGCCCGCCCTGGACCTTCTGCCCCACTCAGTACGCACCGCCCCCCGTGATGTGCGCACCCTGGTGTCCGGGCCGAGCCCCGACGCCGTTCTGGTCGACGCGCGTTCCGAGCTCTCCGAAGCACGTGCTACCTGCCGCATGCTGCACGCCACCGGCATCGGCGTCCCGCTGATCGCCGTGGTCACCGAGGCCGGCCTCATCGCGCTCAACGCCGACTGGGGTGTCGACGACGTCATCCTGGCCAGCGCGGGCCCGGCCGAGGTGGAGGCCCGCCTGCGGCTCTCCGTCGGCCGGATCACCAACGCGACCGCCGGCGCCGGCGGCTCGATCCGGGCCGGTGAGCTCAACATCGACCCCGACACCTACGCGGCGAAGCTCAAGGGCCGCCCGCTCGACCTCACCTACAAGGAGTTCGAGCTGCTGAAGTTCCTCGCCCAGCACCCGGGCCGGGTCTTCACCCGTGACCAGCTGCTGCGCGAGGTCTGGGGCTACGACTACTTCGGCGGTACCCGTACCGTCGACGTCCACGTCCGTCGCCTGCGAGCCAAGCTCGGCTCGGAATACGAGTCGATGATCGGCACGGTCCGCCAGGTGGGCTACAAGTTCGTGGTCCCGCCGAACGGCCGGCAGCTGCCGGACAACGAGTCCGTCTCGCTCCCGGTCTGA
- a CDS encoding DUF2993 domain-containing protein gives MRRRLLTVVVVLVLLLIGGAFVLDRVGKSYAERELGDRVAAEVAAQNATSGTPDVTIEGFPFLTQVASGDYQEVKIALPDFSAPDGANGTVRMSLLDISAQDVKAPLDTLRNGGDVIAGAVAGAGTIGYAEITNLVNQDGLKLEEKDGKLIASVQLEIPGQQPIEVTGTTNLVVEDGGVTVKFSEVTSKDLPAFPFLQSMIDALSYQLKIPELPLNLVVREVQVLPEGLRVTAGAQNVNLSAGGL, from the coding sequence ATGAGGCGAAGACTGCTGACCGTCGTCGTTGTCCTGGTGCTGCTTCTCATCGGCGGCGCCTTCGTGCTGGACCGGGTCGGCAAGTCCTATGCGGAGCGCGAGCTCGGTGACCGGGTCGCCGCCGAGGTCGCCGCGCAGAACGCCACGAGCGGCACCCCGGACGTGACGATCGAGGGCTTCCCGTTCCTCACCCAGGTCGCGTCCGGCGACTACCAGGAAGTCAAGATCGCCCTGCCGGACTTCTCCGCGCCCGACGGCGCGAACGGGACGGTCCGGATGTCGCTGCTGGACATCAGCGCCCAGGACGTGAAGGCGCCGCTGGACACCCTCCGCAACGGCGGCGACGTGATCGCGGGCGCGGTGGCCGGCGCCGGGACCATCGGATACGCCGAGATCACCAACCTGGTGAACCAGGACGGCCTGAAGCTCGAGGAGAAGGACGGCAAGCTGATCGCCTCGGTGCAGCTGGAGATCCCCGGGCAGCAGCCGATCGAGGTGACCGGCACCACCAACCTGGTCGTCGAGGACGGCGGGGTGACGGTGAAGTTCTCCGAGGTCACGTCGAAGGACCTGCCGGCATTCCCGTTCCTGCAGAGCATGATCGACGCGCTGTCCTACCAGCTGAAGATCCCCGAGCTGCCGTTGAACCTGGTGGTGCGGGAAGTGCAGGTCCTGCCGGAGGGCCTGCGGGTCACCGCGGGCGCCCAGAACGTGAACCTTTCAGCGGGTGGCCTGTAA
- a CDS encoding Ms5788A family Cys-rich leader peptide, which translates to MSLLLTKRRAIDLCRVAACLCRPVY; encoded by the coding sequence ATGAGCCTGTTGCTCACGAAAAGGCGCGCGATCGACCTGTGTCGCGTGGCCGCGTGCCTGTGTCGCCCTGTCTACTGA
- a CDS encoding sulfurtransferase, with protein sequence MSRDTALVSADWAEKNLDTPGIVFVEVDEDTTAYDGGHIPGAIKIDWKKDLQDPVRRDFVNQEQFSALLSERGISNDDTVILYGGNNNWFAAYAYWYFKLYGHGDVKLLDGGRKKWELDARVYTKDVPARAATTYTAKAPDLEIRAFRDEVVQAIGVKNLVDVRSPDEFAGRLLAPAHLPQEQSQRAGHIPTAISVPWSKAANEDGTFKSDEELAKIYGEAGLDGSKDTIAYCRIGERSSHTWFVLKELLGQQNVKNYDGSWTEYGSLIGVPIALGDEPGKA encoded by the coding sequence ATGAGTCGCGACACCGCACTCGTTTCGGCCGACTGGGCCGAGAAGAACCTGGACACGCCGGGCATCGTCTTCGTCGAGGTCGACGAGGACACCACCGCTTACGACGGCGGTCACATCCCGGGTGCCATCAAGATCGACTGGAAGAAGGACCTGCAGGACCCGGTCCGCCGCGACTTCGTCAACCAGGAGCAGTTCTCCGCTCTCCTCTCCGAGCGCGGCATCTCCAACGACGACACCGTGATCCTGTACGGCGGCAACAACAACTGGTTCGCGGCGTACGCGTACTGGTACTTCAAGCTCTACGGCCACGGCGACGTGAAGCTGCTCGACGGCGGCCGCAAGAAGTGGGAGCTCGACGCCCGCGTCTACACCAAGGACGTCCCGGCCCGCGCCGCGACCACCTACACCGCCAAGGCGCCGGACCTCGAGATCCGCGCGTTCCGCGACGAGGTCGTGCAGGCCATCGGCGTGAAGAACCTGGTCGACGTGCGCAGCCCCGACGAGTTCGCCGGCCGCCTGCTCGCCCCGGCGCACCTGCCGCAGGAGCAGTCGCAGCGGGCCGGTCACATCCCGACCGCGATCAGCGTGCCGTGGAGCAAGGCCGCCAACGAGGACGGCACCTTCAAGTCGGACGAGGAGCTTGCCAAGATCTACGGCGAGGCCGGCCTCGACGGCAGCAAGGACACCATCGCGTACTGCCGCATCGGCGAGCGTTCCTCGCACACCTGGTTCGTGCTCAAGGAGCTGCTCGGTCAGCAGAACGTGAAGAACTACGACGGCTCGTGGACCGAGTACGGCTCGCTCATCGGTGTGCCGATCGCCCTCGGCGACGAACCCGGAAAGGCCTGA
- a CDS encoding DUF1416 domain-containing protein, which yields MTSPATNATAAASCAAPDQSAPLPSSVDLTRETVITGIVTSAEGDAVGGAYVRLLDGSGEFTAEVVSSPEGVFRFFAAPGSWTVRALSRFGNGELAVDATVGVNEVAINVATA from the coding sequence ATGACTTCACCTGCCACCAACGCCACGGCCGCTGCCAGTTGCGCCGCCCCCGACCAGTCCGCGCCCCTCCCCAGCAGCGTGGACCTGACCCGGGAGACCGTCATCACCGGCATCGTGACCAGCGCCGAGGGTGACGCCGTGGGCGGGGCGTACGTCCGCCTGCTCGACGGCTCCGGCGAGTTCACCGCCGAGGTCGTCTCCTCCCCGGAGGGCGTCTTCCGGTTCTTCGCCGCTCCCGGCTCCTGGACCGTCCGGGCCCTGAGCCGGTTCGGCAACGGCGAGCTCGCCGTCGACGCGACCGTCGGCGTCAACGAGGTCGCGATCAACGTGGCTACCGCTTAG